In one Halichondria panicea chromosome 4, odHalPani1.1, whole genome shotgun sequence genomic region, the following are encoded:
- the LOC135335101 gene encoding low-density lipoprotein receptor-related protein 2-like codes for MQKDPTCENCNHYEMDEPGGGNPTVPLARPVPKQAGGGKKMSTRMCAISAGVIIATFVILAIVAVIAIVVFRPSPTVSPTETSSAFSGSNTELQQELESLRKLIEQQANNFTVTTKEAVILSQINVSQKIVAETKKLSDDFMMWLDVEVKTALISSNNPNNPSVCSELSAPDNGDVVYSNQTLIVGTTATFSCDPGFVLFGEAVRTCYTDTVGNWSGKVPSCDSNGTLINCQHTNCRQEQLVCPEQDNCTIRCYDSRSYPCYRTGLICPREGDCALNCDGTYACLQTNITCPEGGNCLLNCMGEDACRYASVVCPSGGHCVVHCQSSYRYTCSNSQFTCPSGGNCIYKFEGLQNSFQVQNLIITCEENSTCSIKCTGQSNQCSRSRITCPTESGDCSIECSGNSACRSSNIACGRGRECLSCSGRYSCSSATIILPNTDTASLNCSGSYSCGSATITLPSTTTASLSVSCTGEYSCQFSNIQCPDNYNCTIKCGGRNSCRFARITCPTGDYSCNILCTDPLSCPTLRITNTDNVNLRCCGDVSCSEAPVTPTSRTECLLR; via the exons ATGCAAAAGGATCCAACGTGTGAGAACTGTAACCACTACGAAATGGATGAACCAGGTGGAGGCaacccaactgtccctctggCCAGGCCAGTACCAAAGCAGGCTGGAGGAGGCAAGAAAATGTCCACTCGAATGTGTGCTATATCGGCTGGTGTTATAATTGCCACTTTTGTTATTTTGGCTATCGTTGCTGTGATCGCTATTGTCGTGTTTAGACCCTCACCAACTGTTTCCCCCACTGAAACCAGCAGTGCTTTCAGTGGATCCAATACCGAGTTACAGCAAGAGCTTGAAAGCCTGAGAAAATTGATAGAGCAACAAGCTAACAACTTTACTGTCACCACGAAAGAAGCTGTCATCTTATCGCAGATAAACGTGAGCCAAAAAATTGTAGCTGAAACCAAAAAACTCTCAGATGATTTTATGATGTGGCTGGATGTAGAAGTTAAAACTGCTCTTATCTCATCGAATAACCCAAATAACCCAA gtGTATGCTCGGAGCTGTCAGCACCTGATAACGGAGATGTGGTGTATAGCAATCAGACCCTTATTGTCGGTACTACTGCTACTTTCTCCTGTGATCCTGGCTTTGTTTTGTTTGGTGAAGCTGTTAGGACTTGCTATACTGATACCGTTGGTAATTGGAGTGGAAAAGTGCCATCATGTGATAGTAACGGAACATTGATTAATTGCCAGCATACTAATTGTCGACAAGAACAGCTGGTGTGTCCAGAACAAGACAACTGCACGATACGTTGCTACGACTCAAGATCCTACCCCTGCTATCGAACTGGTTTAATCTGCCCTAGGGAAGGAGATTGTGCACTCAACTGTGATGGTACTTACGCTTGTCTGCAAACAAACATAACATGCCCTGAGGGAGGGAACTGCCTGCTGAACTGTATGGGTGAAGACGCGTGTCGATACGCTTCAGTGGTATGCCCATCTGGTGGACACTGTGTGGTACACTGTCAAAGCAGTTATCGCTATACTTGCTCCAATTCACAGTTCACTTGTCCGTCAGGAGGAAACTGTATATATAAGTTTGAGGGACTGCAAAATTCTTTCCAAGTTCAAAACTTGATTATTACATGCGAAGAGAACAGTACTTGCAGTATTAAATGCACTGGACAATCAAATCAATGTTCCCGGTCCCGTATCACCTGCCCCACAGAGAGTGGGGACTGTAGTATAGAGTGCAGTGGGAACTCCGCTTGCCGGTCTTCAAACATTGCCTGTGGTCGTGGCAGAGAGTGTTTGAGTTGCAGTGGCCGGTACTCTTGCTCCAGTGCAACCATCATACTGCCAAACACAGATACAGCCAGCTTGAATTGCAGTGGCTCGTACTCTTGCGGCAGTGCAACCATCACCCTTCCTAGCACTACTACAGCTAGCTTGTCAGTGAGTTGCACCGGTGAATACTCATGCCAGTTTTCAAACATACAATGCCCTGACAACTACAACTGCACAATAAAATGTGGTGGACGCAATTCGTGTCGGTTTGCCAGAATCACTTGTCCAACAGGAGACTACAGCTGTAACATACTCTGTACTGATCCTCTTTCCTGCCCCACTTTGAGAATCACAAACACAGACAATGTCAACCTGCGATGCTGTGGAGATGTGTCATGCTCAGAAGCACCTGTTACTCCTACTTCAAGAACCGAGTGCCTATTACGCTGA
- the LOC135335120 gene encoding collagen alpha-2(VI) chain-like isoform X1, translated as MEKQSIIFGLFLLSFFVVVIDSKLVRTKTELENQRSIDVQLNDEIRKRNSRQAATSIFHEALSEWLSASENDEESMRSASKSMENAVMQVVIDKIKTGFSCSYSDGLFTQCGTLSGPAGPKGNRGKKGKKGSPGLGVPGTDGNPGVDGHTGAKGEPGATGSQGDSGHKGEKGCAGEAGLNGTVGYLGQRGVKGDPGIQGPKGQRGPPGQTGLKGQRGLQGQKGPPGQKGAIGIQGPIGRKGEKGQKGPKGQNGFQGPIGQKGQKGQYGIRGQYGIRGQKGATGIQGPRGYSGGSGQKGEKGQKGTSSGNPSPSPDGCNPASDPPPTRDRNGRPCALK; from the exons ATGGAAAAACAGAGCATTATTTTTggtttgtttttgctttcaTTCTTTGTAGTTGTCATTGATTCCAAGTTGGTAAGAACCAAAACTGAATTGGAAAATCAACGTTCGATAGATGTGCAGCTGAATGACGAAATTCGCAAGAGAAATTCAAGACAAGCTGCAACAAGTATATTTCATGAAGCGTTGTCTGAATGGCTTAGTGCATCTGAAAATGATGAAGAAAGCATGAGATCTGCTTCGAAATCAATGGAAAATGCTGTCATGCAAGTTGTCATTGACAAAATAAAAACTGGTTTCAGCTGCAGCTATTCAGATGGACTTTTCACTCAATGTGGAACTCTTAGTGGACCCGCTGGACCAAAGGGAAATCGAGGGAAAAAAGGGAAAAAAGGATCACCAGGACTCGGTGTACCTGGAACAGATGGAAATCCTGGAGTGGACGGACACACTGGTGCTAAAGGTGAACCTGGAGCCACTGGTTCTCAAGGAGACTCTGGACACAAAGGGGAGAAAGGCTGTGCTGGTGAAGCAGGCTTGAATGGAACAGTTGGTTACCTAGGTCAAAGAGGAGTGAAAGGAGACCCTGGCATACAAGGACCAAAAGGACAGAGAGGACCACCAGGACAGACCGGACTCAAGGGCCAGAGAGGACTGCAAGGACAGAAAGGACCACCAGGACAGAAAGGTGCAATCGGGATCCAGGGACCAATAGGACGGAAGGGAGAGAAAGGACAAAAag GACCAAAAGGACAGAACGGGTTCCAGGGACCAATAGGACAGAAAGGACAGAAAGGACAGTATGGAATACGAGGACAGTATGGAATACGAGGACAGAAAGGTGCAACCGGGATCCAGGGACCGAGAGGTTACAGCGGAGGATCTGGACAAAAAGGAGAGAAAGGACAAAAAG GTACAAGTTCCGGAAACCCTAGCCCATCACCGGACGGATGCAACCCGGCGAGCGACCCACCCCCTACACGTGATAGAAATGGACGTCCCTGTGCTTTGAAATAA
- the LOC135335120 gene encoding collagen alpha-2(VI) chain-like isoform X3 gives MRSASKSMENAVMQVVIDKIKTGFSCSYSDGLFTQCGTLSGPAGPKGNRGKKGKKGSPGLGVPGTDGNPGVDGHTGAKGEPGATGSQGDSGHKGEKGCAGEAGLNGTVGYLGQRGVKGDPGIQGPKGQRGPPGQTGLKGQRGLQGQKGPPGQKGAIGIQGPIGRKGEKGQKGPKGQNGFQGPIGQKGQKGQYGIRGQYGIRGQKGATGIQGPRGYSGGSGQKGEKGQKGTSSGNPSPSPDGCNPASDPPPTRDRNGRPCALK, from the exons ATGAGATCTGCTTCGAAATCAATGGAAAATGCTGTCATGCAAGTTGTCATTGACAAAATAAAAACTGGTTTCAGCTGCAGCTATTCAGATGGACTTTTCACTCAATGTGGAACTCTTAGTGGACCCGCTGGACCAAAGGGAAATCGAGGGAAAAAAGGGAAAAAAGGATCACCAGGACTCGGTGTACCTGGAACAGATGGAAATCCTGGAGTGGACGGACACACTGGTGCTAAAGGTGAACCTGGAGCCACTGGTTCTCAAGGAGACTCTGGACACAAAGGGGAGAAAGGCTGTGCTGGTGAAGCAGGCTTGAATGGAACAGTTGGTTACCTAGGTCAAAGAGGAGTGAAAGGAGACCCTGGCATACAAGGACCAAAAGGACAGAGAGGACCACCAGGACAGACCGGACTCAAGGGCCAGAGAGGACTGCAAGGACAGAAAGGACCACCAGGACAGAAAGGTGCAATCGGGATCCAGGGACCAATAGGACGGAAGGGAGAGAAAGGACAAAAag GACCAAAAGGACAGAACGGGTTCCAGGGACCAATAGGACAGAAAGGACAGAAAGGACAGTATGGAATACGAGGACAGTATGGAATACGAGGACAGAAAGGTGCAACCGGGATCCAGGGACCGAGAGGTTACAGCGGAGGATCTGGACAAAAAGGAGAGAAAGGACAAAAAG GTACAAGTTCCGGAAACCCTAGCCCATCACCGGACGGATGCAACCCGGCGAGCGACCCACCCCCTACACGTGATAGAAATGGACGTCCCTGTGCTTTGAAATAA
- the LOC135335120 gene encoding collagen alpha-1(VI) chain-like isoform X2: MEKQSIIFGLFLLSFFVVVIDSKLVRTKTELENQRSIDVQLNDEIRKRNSRQAATSIFHEALSEWLSASENDEESMRSASKSMENAVMQVVIDKIKTGFSCSYSDGLFTQCGTLSGPAGPKGNRGKKGKKGSPGLGVPGTDGNPGVDGHTGAKGEPGATGSQGDSGHKGEKGCAGEAGLNGTVGYLGQRGVKGDPGIQGPKGQRGPPGQTGLKGQRGLQGQKGPPGQKGAIGIQGPIGRKGEKGQKGTSSGNPSPSPDGCNPASDPPPTRDRNGRPCALK, from the exons ATGGAAAAACAGAGCATTATTTTTggtttgtttttgctttcaTTCTTTGTAGTTGTCATTGATTCCAAGTTGGTAAGAACCAAAACTGAATTGGAAAATCAACGTTCGATAGATGTGCAGCTGAATGACGAAATTCGCAAGAGAAATTCAAGACAAGCTGCAACAAGTATATTTCATGAAGCGTTGTCTGAATGGCTTAGTGCATCTGAAAATGATGAAGAAAGCATGAGATCTGCTTCGAAATCAATGGAAAATGCTGTCATGCAAGTTGTCATTGACAAAATAAAAACTGGTTTCAGCTGCAGCTATTCAGATGGACTTTTCACTCAATGTGGAACTCTTAGTGGACCCGCTGGACCAAAGGGAAATCGAGGGAAAAAAGGGAAAAAAGGATCACCAGGACTCGGTGTACCTGGAACAGATGGAAATCCTGGAGTGGACGGACACACTGGTGCTAAAGGTGAACCTGGAGCCACTGGTTCTCAAGGAGACTCTGGACACAAAGGGGAGAAAGGCTGTGCTGGTGAAGCAGGCTTGAATGGAACAGTTGGTTACCTAGGTCAAAGAGGAGTGAAAGGAGACCCTGGCATACAAGGACCAAAAGGACAGAGAGGACCACCAGGACAGACCGGACTCAAGGGCCAGAGAGGACTGCAAGGACAGAAAGGACCACCAGGACAGAAAGGTGCAATCGGGATCCAGGGACCAATAGGACGGAAGGGAGAGAAAGGACAAAAag GTACAAGTTCCGGAAACCCTAGCCCATCACCGGACGGATGCAACCCGGCGAGCGACCCACCCCCTACACGTGATAGAAATGGACGTCCCTGTGCTTTGAAATAA
- the LOC135335125 gene encoding uncharacterized protein LOC135335125, whose product MSKGGGNNDQLLLIDNEPLETDIDLSEVVETMEPVASVWKRVGVHLRLPISKLDQIEGDLKDCLMEMLKQWLNRNYDTVKNGEPSWRMLAQAVARENGAVFKTIAEQHKVAKPPEATAKHKPTPSETLTPKATPTETPPPPRPECPQAIRTDHPALHERPTLRLLQCIKFKNSEGQQQRVRPKQQLAPKWREMGTEFEFDGARLSIWDTQYRNDEERAHAVLAHWLDNGAAEYPLEWVKLLEMFDVLGLGEFGKLVETALIANYKTQTT is encoded by the exons ATGAGTAAAGGAGGTGGCAACAATGATCAGCTACTGTTGATTGATAACGAGCCTCTAG AGACCGACATTGACCTGAGTGAAGTTGTTGAGACGATGGAGCCAGTGGCATCGGTGTGGAAACGAGTTGGTGTGCACTTACGATTGCCTATTTCCAAACTCGACCAAATCGAAGGTGACCTGAAGGACTGCTTGATGGAGATGCTAAAGCAATGGCTGAATAGGAACTATGACACAGTGAAAAATGGGGAGCCTTCATGGAGGATGTTGGCTCAGGCAGTGGCTCGTGAGAACGGAGCAGTCTTCAAGACTATAGCAGAACAGCACAAAG TTGCGAAGCCCCCTGAAGCAACTGCAAAGCATAAACCCACACCATCTGAAACACTCACCCCCAAAGCGACGCCCACTGAgacccctcctccccctcgtCCTGAGTGCCCTCAAGCTATCAGAACAGATCACCCAGCACTAC ACGAGAGACCTACACTCCGACTGCTACAATGTATCAAGTTCAAGAACTCAGAGGGTCAACAACAGCGGGTCCGTCCAAAGCAACAACTTGCCCCCAAATGGAGAGAAATGGGAACTGAATTTGAATTTGACGGTGCAAGACTAAGTATTTGGGACACACAATATCGTAATGACGAAGAACGAGCACACGCTGTGTTAGCCCATTGGTTGGATAATGGGGCCGCCGAGTATCCATTGGAATGGGTGAAGCTATTAGAGATGTTCGATGTGCTCGGACTTGGGGAGTTTGGCAAACTTGTTGAGACAGCATTGATAGCAAACTATAAGACACAAACTACGTGA
- the LOC135335073 gene encoding transcription initiation factor TFIID subunit 2-like, which yields MSKQKKSTPITSVRSFKLISQSLSINDINFKKQTISGTTELEVLPLTGTGKLSKVSLNCKQSRIIQVTVETQYSAKYSYVDPLLSVCPPDTKKRNLEYYDHAHQEKLWSCDPDSGPTAGELTIKIPKDVYSTPGLRDFKPLRILIEFSLEQPKGGVQFVIPPGGSVEHTHMYTYGWENSSRLWFPCVDTHTELCTWSLKFVVPPHMTAISVGDLTEQLISSDGRRKVFHYSLTIPTSAPCIGFTVGGFEVHPDPVMQEVTHFCLPGLMPLLKHTVQCAHEVFGLFEELLSSRFPYSSYKIVFLDHTYQSTASYSTLSLFSVNLLHSARVIDQVIPTRRALAHAIARQYFGCYVLPQSWSDWWLTTGVSHFLAGLYCRKVFGSTEYQHWVLTELQGVVKAESESHLSPLSDSLASTPSGYSGGFTHPNLVGDRRLAVLTSKAHLVIRMIQLKVGNDLFLQVFNKLLSLASSASGSSDMGLWSNLLVSTSAFVKLILTVSGKDLTAFMEQWVCRGGVPRFHASFTFIRKKNIIELKLKQDTSKGQPSFVGPMTVVVQEFDGSFSHTIQVEESTTSHELQCHSKIRKAKKRKVPLGHGEEVDIDISSLDSEVPVLWVRVDPEFQWLRQVFMEQSDTVWNCLLKFERDACSQLEALQALEGFPSSSTKDIYRDTLLNGHFYYRVRMQAAQSLAKYLVDTAGSGSSPTFLVSLFQRLFGSNSHQSIIRYNDFFDITAYLLQKALPLCICGLRTVHKQTPREVVGFIMDLFKYSDNHNNKFSDGHYTSALIDALATTITPMVAMSVPQGVDVSKTPALALSREMQYVLQEIVQRLNIEKVLPSYHNTVTVSCLNCLRVLQRNGHLPSDSSLFKEYTASGNFIEVREAAIKSIVDIVQSEQSDSDLTFLLDLIESNEPRIQLIVMRELATHPPFTRRTDSALDTLPLVERLWSLLSSKFYYDVRLRNALVDLYSSLYGRLTPTCVPEGLGMVIDLKERVARSSLTAPVMSPKTADESPLMKGASSSGGGRGGPASPASVLSPGAPMLRITPPEHPQVVAIRSGQSQPHSSLSLKISTAHLRGISPSLILPDDIMDRSRTASPESALSPGTVGSDESATTSPYQPKAKRHKGEHKQKHKHKKKKSKKNKHKHKHSSKDFIDVESID from the exons ATGAGCAAGCAAAAGAAATCCACCCCAATCACTAGTGTGAGGAGCTTCAAGCTCATCAGTCAGAGCCTGTCTATCAATGACATCAACTTCAAGAAGCAAACCATCTCC GGGACCACGGAGCTGGAGGTGCTCCCCCTGACTGGGACGGGGAAGCTATCGAAGGTGAGCCTCAACTGCAAGCAGAGTAGGATCATCCAAGTTACTGTGGAGACTCAGTACAGTGCCAAGTACTCCTACGTTGACCCCCTACTCTCAGTCTGCCCCCCTGACACCAAGAA ACGCAACCTAGAGTATTATGACCACGCCCACCAGGAGAAGCTGTGGTCATGTGACCCCGACAGCGGACCCACGGCCGGAGAGCTCACCATCAAGATACCCAAAGATGTGTACAGCACTCCAGGACTGAGAG ATTTCAAGCCTCTAAGGATCCTGATAGAGTTCTCTCTGGAGCAGCCCAAGGGTGGAGTGCAGTTTGTGATACCACCTGGAGGCTCTGTG GAGCATACTCATATGTACACCTACGGCTGGGAGAACTCCTCAAG GCTATGGTTTCCGTGTGTGGACACGCACACTGAGCTGTGCACCTGGTCACTTAAGTTTGTAGTTCCTCCTCATATGACCGCAATCAGCGTAGGAGACCTGACAGAACAG CTCATCTCCAGCGATGGTCGCAGGAAGGTGTTCCACTACAGTCTGACCATCCCCACGTCCGCCCCCTGCATAGGCTTCACTGTGGGGGGATTCGAGGTGCACCCTGACCCCGTAATGCAGGAGGTCACTCATTTCTGTCTCCCTGGATTAATGCCCCTGCTCAAACACACGGTGCAGTGTGCGCATGAG gtgtttGGATTATTTGAGGAGCTTCTGAGCAGTCGTTTCCCGTACTCCAGTTACAAGATAGTGTTTCTAGACCACACCTATCAGAGCACCGCCAGCTATTCCACCCTCAGCCTGTTCAG TGTGAACCTTCTCCACTCTGCTCGTGTCATAGATCAGGTGATCCCCACTCGGAGAGCTCTAGCTCACGCTATTGCTAGGCAATACTTTGGCTGCTACGTCTTACCTCAATCATG GAGTGATTGGTGGTTAACGACTGGGGTCTCCCATTTCCTCGCTGGACTCTACTGTCGCAAGGTGTTTGGAAGCACGGAGTACCAACATTGGGTACTCACCGAGCTACAAGGAGTCGTCAAGGCGGAGTCTGAGAGCCACCTCTCCCCTCTGTCCGATAGTCTGGCCTCCACACCCTCAG GCTACAGCGGAGGTTTCACTCACCCCAACCTAGTGGGGGACAGGAGGTTGGCCGTGCTCACGTCAAAGGCTCATCTGGTCATCAGAATGATACAACTCAAAGTGGGCAACGACCTTTTCTTACAG GTGTTCAACAAACTGTTGTCCTTGGCCTCCTCTGCCAGTGGTAGCTCTGACATGGGCCTGTGGAGCAACCTTCTTGTCTCCACGTCTGCA TTTGTGAAGTTGATTCTGACCGTGTCTGGCAAGGACCTCACGGCTTTCATGGAGCAGTGGGTGTGTCGTGGTGGAGTTCCACGTTTCCACGCCTCCTTCACGTTCATACGTAAGAAGAACATCATTGAACTGAAACTGAAACAGGACACGTCCAAGGGACAGCCGAGCTTTGTG GGTCCAATGACAGTCGTGGTACAAGAGTTCGATGGTTCCTTCTCTCACACCATCCAGGTTGAGGAGAGTACCACCTCTCACGAGCTGCAGTGCCACTCCAAGATCAGGAA GGCCAAGAAACGCAAAGTGCCTCTGGGTCACGGTGAGGAGGTGGACATCGATATCTCCAGTCTAGA ctcAGAGGTCCCTGTACTGTGGGTGAGAGTGGACCCTGAGTTTCAATGGCTGCGGCAGGTCTTCATGGAGCAGTCGGACACCGTCTGGAACTGTTTGCTCAAGTTTGAAAGAGATGCTTGCAGTCAGTTGGAGGCACTGCAG GCATTAGAGGGCTTCCCCTCATCCTCCACTAAGGATATTTACAGAGACACTCTGCTGAATGGACACTTCTACTATAGAGTCAGGATGCAGGCAGCACAGAGCCTGGCCAAG TACCTTGTGGACACAGCCGGGTCTGGTAGCTCCCCCACGTTCCTGGTCTCTCTCTTCCAGCGGCTGTTTGGTTCCAACTCTCATCAGAGTATCATCAGGTACAACGACTTCTTTGATATCACAGCCTACCTCCTGCAAAAG gccCTCCCCCTGTGTATCTGTGGACTGCGTACAGTTCACAAGCAGACCCCACGTGAGGTGGTGGGCTTCATCATGGACCTCTTCAAGTACTCGGACAACCATAACAACAAA TTCTCTGACGGCCATTACACGAGTGCCCTGATTGATGCTCTTGCGACCACCATCACTCCAATGGTGGCCATGTCAGTGCCTCAGGG GGTAGATGTCTCAAAGACACCAGCTCTGGCCCTCAGTAGAGAAATGCAG TATGTCCTCCAGGAGATAGTGCAGAGACTGAACATTGAGAAAGTGCTGCCCTCCTATCACAATACAGTCACTGTGAG CTGTTTGAATTGCCTGAGGGTGCTCCAGAGGAACGGCCACCTCCCCTCTGACAGTAGCCTTTTCAAGGAGTACACAGC TTCAGGGAACTTTATTGAAGTTCGAGAGGCAGCCATCAAATCAATAGTGGACATTGTACAGTCTGAGCAGAGTGACAGTGACCTCACGTTCCTGTTGGATCTCATTGAGAGCAATGAGCCGAGAATACA GTTGATTGTAATGAGGGAGCTAGCCACCCACCCTCCGTTTACCAGAAGGACTGACTCTGCCCTCGATACTCTACCCCTCGTGGAGAGACTCTGGTCACTGCTcag CTCCAAGTTCTATTACGATGTCAGATTAAGAAATGCGTTAGTTGACCTATACAGTTCTCTGTACGGCAGACTGACCCCTACTTGCGTGCCAGAGGGG ttgGGTATGGTCATTGACCTGAAGGAGAGAGTGGCTCGCTCAAGTTTGACTGCTCCTGTCATG AGCCCCAAGACAGCCGACGAGTCACCACTAATGAAAGGGGCTTCCTCATCAG GTGGTGGTCGTGGTGGCCCCGCCTCTCCTGCCTCCGTATTG TCTCCTGGTGCTCCAATGCTTCGGATAACACCGCCCGAGCATCCTCAAGTGGTGGCTATTCGCTCGGGGCAGTCCCAACCACACTCCTCCCTCTCACTCAAGATCAGCACGGCTCATCTTAGGGGAATTTCCCCCTCGTTAATACTGCCTGATGACATCATGGACAGGAGTCGCACTGCAAGTCCTGAGTCAGCACTTTCTCCAG GCACTGTTGGGAGTGATGAGTCAGCAACTACGAGTCCCTATCAGCCCAAGGCAAAGAGGCACAAGGGAGAACACAAACAAAAGCACAAACACAAGAAGAAGAAATCTAAAAAGAACAAGCATAAACACAAGCACAGCTCCAAGGACTTCATAGATGTAGAGTCCATTGACTGA